The following proteins are co-located in the Vibrio azureus genome:
- the rplA gene encoding 50S ribosomal protein L1: MAKLTKRMRVIREKVDVTKEYEINEAVTLLQELATAKFVESVDVAVNLGIDARKSDQNVRGATVLPHGTGRDIRVAVFTQGANAEAAKEAGADIVGMEDLAEQVKKGEMNFDVVVASPDAMRVVGQLGTILGPRGLMPNPKVGTVTPNVAEAVKNAKAGQVRYRNDKNGIIHTTIGKANFSAEQIKENLEALLVALKKAKPSSAKGTFLQKVSISTTMGAGVAVDQASLNTQA; this comes from the coding sequence ATGGCAAAACTAACTAAGCGCATGCGCGTAATCCGCGAAAAAGTTGACGTAACTAAAGAATACGAAATCAACGAAGCTGTTACTCTTCTTCAAGAGCTAGCAACGGCTAAGTTCGTTGAGTCTGTAGACGTTGCTGTTAACCTAGGCATTGATGCTCGTAAATCTGACCAGAACGTACGTGGTGCAACTGTACTACCTCACGGTACTGGCCGCGATATCCGCGTTGCAGTGTTCACTCAAGGTGCAAACGCTGAAGCAGCTAAAGAAGCTGGCGCAGACATCGTTGGTATGGAAGATCTTGCTGAGCAAGTTAAGAAAGGCGAAATGAACTTCGACGTAGTTGTTGCTTCTCCAGATGCAATGCGCGTTGTAGGTCAACTAGGTACTATCCTAGGTCCTCGCGGTCTAATGCCAAACCCTAAAGTTGGTACTGTAACTCCTAACGTTGCTGAAGCAGTTAAGAATGCTAAAGCAGGTCAGGTTCGTTACCGTAACGACAAAAACGGCATCATCCACACTACTATCGGTAAAGCAAACTTCTCTGCTGAGCAGATCAAAGAGAACCTAGAAGCACTTCTAGTTGCTCTGAAGAAAGCTAAGCCATCTTCTGCGAAGGGTACATTCCTGCAGAAAGTAAGCATCTCTACTACTATGGGTGCTGGTGTTGCTGTTGATCAGGCTAGCCTGAACACTCAAGCATAA
- the rplK gene encoding 50S ribosomal protein L11 — protein sequence MAKKVEAYIKLQVAAGAANPSPPVGPALGQHGVNIMEFCKAFNAKTESIEKGLPTPVVITVYSDRSFTFVTKTPPAAVLLKKAAGVKSGSGRPNTEKVGTVTDAQIQEIAETKAADMTGADIEAMKRSIAGTARSMGLVVEG from the coding sequence ATGGCTAAGAAAGTTGAAGCTTATATCAAGCTACAAGTTGCTGCTGGCGCTGCAAACCCAAGTCCACCAGTTGGTCCTGCTCTAGGTCAACACGGTGTTAACATCATGGAATTCTGTAAAGCGTTTAACGCAAAAACAGAATCTATTGAGAAAGGTCTACCGACTCCAGTAGTTATCACAGTATACAGCGACCGTTCTTTCACGTTCGTAACTAAGACTCCACCTGCAGCAGTTCTTCTAAAGAAAGCGGCTGGCGTTAAGTCTGGTTCTGGTCGTCCAAACACTGAAAAAGTGGGCACTGTAACTGACGCTCAAATCCAAGAAATCGCAGAAACTAAAGCTGCTGATATGACTGGTGCTGACATCGAAGCGATGAAGCGTTCTATCGCTGGTACTGCTCGTTCAATGGGCCTAGTGGTAGAGGGTTAA
- the rplJ gene encoding 50S ribosomal protein L10 — protein sequence MALNLQDKKAIVAEVNEAASGALSAVVADSRGVEVGAMTSLRKQAREAGVYMKVVRNTLARRAVQGTDYECLTDTFTGPTLIAFSNEHPGAAARLFKDFAKENKDFEIRAAAFEGTLTDAEVLATLPTYDEAIARLMMCMKEASAGKLVRTIAAIREQKEEAAA from the coding sequence ATGGCTTTAAACCTTCAAGACAAAAAAGCAATTGTTGCTGAAGTCAACGAAGCTGCCAGTGGTGCACTTTCTGCAGTTGTAGCTGATTCTCGTGGCGTTGAAGTTGGCGCAATGACTTCTCTACGTAAGCAAGCGCGTGAAGCGGGTGTTTACATGAAAGTCGTGCGTAACACTCTAGCACGTCGTGCGGTTCAGGGTACAGACTACGAGTGTCTAACTGACACTTTCACTGGTCCTACTCTAATCGCGTTCTCTAACGAGCACCCAGGTGCTGCAGCGCGTCTTTTCAAAGACTTCGCTAAAGAGAACAAAGATTTCGAGATCAGAGCTGCTGCATTTGAAGGCACTCTAACTGACGCTGAAGTACTAGCAACACTACCAACTTACGACGAAGCAATCGCACGCCTAATGATGTGCATGAAAGAAGCTTCTGCTGGCAAGCTGGTACGTACTATCGCTGCTATCCGCGAGCAAAAAGAAGAAGCTGCGGCTTAA
- the rplL gene encoding 50S ribosomal protein L7/L12, translating into MSITNEQILDAVAEMSVMQVVELIEAMEEKFGVTAAAAVVAGGAAAEAAAEQTEFDVILESAGGNKVAVIKAVRGATGLGLKEAKALVDGAPAPLKEGVEKAEAEALKAQLEEAGATVAVK; encoded by the coding sequence ATGTCTATTACTAACGAGCAAATCCTAGACGCAGTTGCAGAAATGTCTGTAATGCAAGTTGTTGAACTAATCGAAGCTATGGAAGAAAAATTCGGTGTTACTGCTGCTGCTGCAGTTGTAGCTGGCGGTGCTGCAGCTGAAGCTGCTGCTGAGCAAACTGAATTTGACGTAATCCTAGAATCTGCTGGCGGTAACAAAGTTGCTGTAATCAAAGCAGTACGTGGCGCAACTGGCCTAGGTCTGAAAGAAGCTAAAGCTCTTGTAGACGGCGCTCCAGCACCTCTAAAAGAAGGCGTTGAGAAAGCAGAAGCTGAAGCTCTTAAAGCTCAGCTAGAAGAAGCTGGTGCAACTGTTGCTGTTAAGTAA